One region of Osmia lignaria lignaria isolate PbOS001 chromosome 7, iyOsmLign1, whole genome shotgun sequence genomic DNA includes:
- the LOC117604675 gene encoding exosome complex component MTR3, whose protein sequence is MPVDQKRINGPEVTVPYHIYANLNSKDKEIKYDLSKRSDERGNNEMRKIFLKTGVVSQAKGSAYIEMGETKVVCSVFDPREVPNKYGYGVQGEIYCEFKFAPFSCQKRKIHQQNAEEKQYSLILQRALEPAVCLQEFPNFQVDVYAMVLDNAGSSLAAAIMAASTALANAGVPMFGLVTASTIGIYGDSFLMDPTDTEETMCNTPTETKKDNFNQGLITLASLPQHDQISEVFLIGNVDTDSIIRATDILTAANEDICPVLQQCLVKTVMKLHH, encoded by the exons atgccTGTCGATCAAAAACGTATTAATGGCCCAGAAGTAACTGTACCGTATCATATTTACGCTAATTTAAACAGTAAAGATAAGGAAATAAAATATGATCTCAGTAAGAGAAGCGATGAAcgtggtaataatgaaatgagGAAAATAT TTTTAAAAACTGGTGTAGTCAGTCAAGCAAAAGGTTCTGCATACATAGAAATGGGAGAAACAAAAGTAGTTTGTTCAGTATTTGATCCTAGAGAAGTTCCAAATAAATATGGTTACGGTGTTCAGGGAGAAATTTATTGCGAATTTAAGTTTGCACCTTTCTCTTGTCAGAAACGAAAAATTCATCAACAGAATGCAGAGGAAAAACAGTATAGCTTAATTTTACAAAGGGCATTAGAACCAGCTGTTTGTTTA CAAGAATTTCCTAATTTTCAAGTAGATGTATATGCAATGGTCTTGGATAATGCTGGATCTTCTTTAGCTGCTGCAATCATGGCTGCTAGTACCGCTCTGGCTAATGCAGGTGTTCCTATGTTTGGTTTAGTCACAGCTTCCACCATT gGTATATATGGTGATTCCTTTTTAATGGATCCTACGGATACAGAAGAGACAATGTGCAATACACCAACAGAAACAAAGAAAGATAATTTCAATCAGGGGCTAATTACACTAGCCAGCCTTCCACAGCATGATCAAATTTCCGAAGTATTTCTAATCGGAAACGTTGATACAGATTCTATTATACGTGCAACAGATATTTTAACGGCGGCTAACGAAGATATCTGTCCTGTACTTCAGCAATGTTTAGTAAAGACTGTTATGAAGCTGCatcattaa
- the LOC143305486 gene encoding uncharacterized protein LOC143305486 isoform X1 — protein sequence MVTLQDISVQLMKPAKDLADWKFPLSQILEEYYTLLEPCNINFGEAALVLQNSTNVYVRRIERLFNETEVLRQTFFGYEEEETKMTMSRAKKGLKKGCLNFDNFVIIDLEEGIGRNIDKKNQFQGQTKIKLLSHRFTQLENNTMQLCIPIQVYDVLGEVIGKKYDFRCNQAVSTTGMLVDELTLHDFTHIVSSHVQKGRNSLSSYSEPKTPGTGTSGYHSAASPNHSLASIHEDCENEHDFTLQIESIPSLNESENILNNDNEAANTSISATVISNTEKNLSKEQDIQLNEVQNSNDKHCTVMNSNDTNESREKYQSDSPERVENNETSDVIINNKQRGRPRKDQVHLNNAQGKEELLNTRKRGKQATKKSIHSVDDINELDWRPMPLVKGMEKDFSHDTSVLKLPEHISLLKTNADSKKRKLPSKIPKSECLAKLVLRETELRVQKDIVTQTKPKFKRLQKQELEDFMRNFDQCFNGTEKENNNTQRTAVTNFTLSCNSQNENDFIENNDEEIMSRSSSPSNTKSQLATHQEPLKMMEKSPDLHDSWCESLGSEINLSYSLPDYQNLIEDKMKEICEETDISSELDQNVAKWHASLQPKLLEAEIRPTFRIHDYASRIISTLQTVEQNKINFDNIVEDKPTYEVARYFLASLQLANSYNVEIKRESNGKSIEIELLNDKERCEKN from the exons ATGGTCACACTACAGGATATTAGTGTACAACTTATGAAACCAGCAAAAGATCTTGCTGATTGGAAATTTCCATTGTCTCAG atCTTAGAagaatattatacattattagAACCATGTAACATTAATTTTGGAGAAGCAGCACTTGTTTTGCAGAATTCAACAAATGTATATGTACGCAGAATTGAACGTCTATTTAATGAAACAGAAGTTTTGAGACAAACATTTTTCGGCTATGA GGAAGAAGAAACAAAGATGACTATGTCCCGGGCGAAGAAAGGCTTGAAAAAGGGTTGccttaattttgataattttgtaattattgatTTGGAGGAAGGTATTGGAAGAAACATTGATAAGAAAAATCAGTTTCAAGGACAGACAAAGATAAAGTTATTAAGTCACAGATTTACTCAATTAGAAAACAACACAATGCAATTATGTATTCCTATTCAGGTATATGATGTCTTAGGAGAAGTTATTGGAAAGAAATATGACTTTCG gtGCAATCAAGCTGTAAGTACAACTGGAATGTTGGTAGACGAATTGACGTTACACGACTTTACTCATATAGTTAGTTCTCATGTTCAAAAAGGAAGGAATTCTTTATCATCGTATTCTGAACCAAAAACTCCTGGTACTGGAACATCGGGATATCATTCGGCCGCTTCGCCGAATCACTCCCTCGCATCTATTCATGAAGACTGTGAAAATGAACACGATTTTACCCTGCAAATAGAAAGCATTCCCTCGCTAAATGaatcagaaaatattttaaataatgataatgaAGCTGCCAACACTAGTATCTCAGCTACAGTTATTTCAAATACAGAAAAGAATTTATCCAAAGAGCAAGATATTCAATTAAACGAAGTGCAAAATTCTAATGATAAACATTGCACAGTTATGAATTCTAATGATACAAATGAAAGTAGAGAAAAATATCAAAGTGATAGTCCAGAACgagttgaaaataatgaaactagtgatgtaataattaataacaaacaaCGAGGTCGTCCTCGTAAAGATCAAGTTCACCTAAATAATGCACaaggaaaagaagaattacTTAACACGCGGAAAAGAGG gaAACAAGCAACGAAAAAGTCAATACATTCTGTagatgatataaatgaattaGATTGGAGACCAATGCCACTCGTTAAAGGAATGGAAAAAGATTTTTCTCACGATACATCTGTATTGAAACTTCCAGAACATATTTCTCTTCTGAAAACAAACGCTGACTCC aaaaaacgTAAGCTTCCATCAAAAATACCCAAATCTGAGTGCCTAGCAAAGCTCGTTTTACGAGAAACAGAATTACGGGTACAAAAGGATATCGTTACCCAAACAAAACCAAAGTTTAAACGTCTACAAAAAC aGGAATTAGAAGATTTTATGAGAAATTTTGATCAATGCTTTAATGgtacagaaaaagaaaataataacacTCAACGTACTGCCGTGACAAATTTTACCCTCAGTTGTAATTCTCAAAATGAGAAtgattttatagagaataatgaTGAAGAAATAATGAGCAGAAGTTCTTCACCTAGCAATACAAAATCACAATTAGCGACTCATCAAGAACCGCTTAAAATGATGGAAAAATCCCCCGATTTACATGACAGCTGGTGTGAATCCTTAGgttctgaaattaatttatcCTATTCCTTGCCAgattatcaaaatttaattgaggataaaatgaaagagatttGTGAAGAAACAGATATTTCATCAGAGTTAGATCAAAATGTAGCAAAATGGCATGCTTCTCTGCAACCAAAATTATTGGAAGCTGAAATCAGACCTACGTTTCGAATTCATGACTATGCTTCTCGTATAATAAGCACATTGCAAACAGTAGAACAGAATAAGATTAATTTTGATAACATCGTTGAAGATAAACCCACTTACGAAGTAGCCAGATATTTTTTAGCTTCGTTGCAAttg GCCAATTCCTATAATGTAGAAATAAAAAGGGAGAGTAATGGTAAAAGTATTGAGATTGAATTATTGAATGATAAAGAACGCtgtgagaaaaattga
- the LOC143305486 gene encoding uncharacterized protein LOC143305486 isoform X2, producing the protein MYMEEETKMTMSRAKKGLKKGCLNFDNFVIIDLEEGIGRNIDKKNQFQGQTKIKLLSHRFTQLENNTMQLCIPIQVYDVLGEVIGKKYDFRCNQAVSTTGMLVDELTLHDFTHIVSSHVQKGRNSLSSYSEPKTPGTGTSGYHSAASPNHSLASIHEDCENEHDFTLQIESIPSLNESENILNNDNEAANTSISATVISNTEKNLSKEQDIQLNEVQNSNDKHCTVMNSNDTNESREKYQSDSPERVENNETSDVIINNKQRGRPRKDQVHLNNAQGKEELLNTRKRGKQATKKSIHSVDDINELDWRPMPLVKGMEKDFSHDTSVLKLPEHISLLKTNADSKKRKLPSKIPKSECLAKLVLRETELRVQKDIVTQTKPKFKRLQKQELEDFMRNFDQCFNGTEKENNNTQRTAVTNFTLSCNSQNENDFIENNDEEIMSRSSSPSNTKSQLATHQEPLKMMEKSPDLHDSWCESLGSEINLSYSLPDYQNLIEDKMKEICEETDISSELDQNVAKWHASLQPKLLEAEIRPTFRIHDYASRIISTLQTVEQNKINFDNIVEDKPTYEVARYFLASLQLANSYNVEIKRESNGKSIEIELLNDKERCEKN; encoded by the exons ATGTATAT GGAAGAAGAAACAAAGATGACTATGTCCCGGGCGAAGAAAGGCTTGAAAAAGGGTTGccttaattttgataattttgtaattattgatTTGGAGGAAGGTATTGGAAGAAACATTGATAAGAAAAATCAGTTTCAAGGACAGACAAAGATAAAGTTATTAAGTCACAGATTTACTCAATTAGAAAACAACACAATGCAATTATGTATTCCTATTCAGGTATATGATGTCTTAGGAGAAGTTATTGGAAAGAAATATGACTTTCG gtGCAATCAAGCTGTAAGTACAACTGGAATGTTGGTAGACGAATTGACGTTACACGACTTTACTCATATAGTTAGTTCTCATGTTCAAAAAGGAAGGAATTCTTTATCATCGTATTCTGAACCAAAAACTCCTGGTACTGGAACATCGGGATATCATTCGGCCGCTTCGCCGAATCACTCCCTCGCATCTATTCATGAAGACTGTGAAAATGAACACGATTTTACCCTGCAAATAGAAAGCATTCCCTCGCTAAATGaatcagaaaatattttaaataatgataatgaAGCTGCCAACACTAGTATCTCAGCTACAGTTATTTCAAATACAGAAAAGAATTTATCCAAAGAGCAAGATATTCAATTAAACGAAGTGCAAAATTCTAATGATAAACATTGCACAGTTATGAATTCTAATGATACAAATGAAAGTAGAGAAAAATATCAAAGTGATAGTCCAGAACgagttgaaaataatgaaactagtgatgtaataattaataacaaacaaCGAGGTCGTCCTCGTAAAGATCAAGTTCACCTAAATAATGCACaaggaaaagaagaattacTTAACACGCGGAAAAGAGG gaAACAAGCAACGAAAAAGTCAATACATTCTGTagatgatataaatgaattaGATTGGAGACCAATGCCACTCGTTAAAGGAATGGAAAAAGATTTTTCTCACGATACATCTGTATTGAAACTTCCAGAACATATTTCTCTTCTGAAAACAAACGCTGACTCC aaaaaacgTAAGCTTCCATCAAAAATACCCAAATCTGAGTGCCTAGCAAAGCTCGTTTTACGAGAAACAGAATTACGGGTACAAAAGGATATCGTTACCCAAACAAAACCAAAGTTTAAACGTCTACAAAAAC aGGAATTAGAAGATTTTATGAGAAATTTTGATCAATGCTTTAATGgtacagaaaaagaaaataataacacTCAACGTACTGCCGTGACAAATTTTACCCTCAGTTGTAATTCTCAAAATGAGAAtgattttatagagaataatgaTGAAGAAATAATGAGCAGAAGTTCTTCACCTAGCAATACAAAATCACAATTAGCGACTCATCAAGAACCGCTTAAAATGATGGAAAAATCCCCCGATTTACATGACAGCTGGTGTGAATCCTTAGgttctgaaattaatttatcCTATTCCTTGCCAgattatcaaaatttaattgaggataaaatgaaagagatttGTGAAGAAACAGATATTTCATCAGAGTTAGATCAAAATGTAGCAAAATGGCATGCTTCTCTGCAACCAAAATTATTGGAAGCTGAAATCAGACCTACGTTTCGAATTCATGACTATGCTTCTCGTATAATAAGCACATTGCAAACAGTAGAACAGAATAAGATTAATTTTGATAACATCGTTGAAGATAAACCCACTTACGAAGTAGCCAGATATTTTTTAGCTTCGTTGCAAttg GCCAATTCCTATAATGTAGAAATAAAAAGGGAGAGTAATGGTAAAAGTATTGAGATTGAATTATTGAATGATAAAGAACGCtgtgagaaaaattga
- the LOC117604493 gene encoding uncharacterized protein LOC117604493: protein MEKKNMKSTPWILLPWSIFLLIIIQFLIQLLINIYLYTYVARVESDVFNMRNQDLLEIQKLERRKRSSALPVTEDNKVSDTSRIWQEKDTLKESKKVTSSPTVKSGLTSSPITPMGHDWVWLNADTRVQVDAIENFCRSSMKYCPPGLPGAPGSPGAPGEPGLPGLQGMTGPKGPPGLTGPPGPRGPKGDIGPSGFDGRDGVPGEPGLDGIPGRSGLDGSPGINGKPGINGSPGRPGRNGTDGRPGQMGPQGPPGPRGEVGPPGRPGLPGQDGRPGITAWKVNMNDYNVNDLLIPPSILDDRMLPTTVNSTELISVYEGTNLRLRCAASGKPQPVVQWFRSDGAVIPIGSWHVTSIIGHTFNISVVNREHMGEYTCVADNGVPPRALKKFRLQVKFPPFIRIRNQMVRVRSQSTGVLECEVEAFPEPTISWEREDGGRLKMSDKYRMEVYDKRDTYKLKMRLKITKITLADHGTYYCVVKNDIDITKGSFIVDDNIKSMEKFKIGKQQHVTYGKPAPQSIDLEELCAPHETCTACPVLRCTFTDVAEYLNIQPLKNVTFTGLPPRLADGVIEAVGKPVLKGTMDDHYGSWMHDMAKSDGFPDKLWVTRKNESSFIFEYKSKDHFKNASSYPIALPYPFQGNGHVVYNRSFFYNPINRSSIYRFNLHSMSDHICDKEYSRCELHLPGLLVNTRNYLYTPNHNFNYIDFNVDENGLWVIYGLPSNNTVVVKLDANNMNIQHAWNISIDNHKFGEMFIAGGVLYAVHSVTEETMKIGLSFDLYKNITIPVHLSFTNPYHKTTAVSYNHKTKELYTWNKGNQLAYPIKYQGFTNVTAKEEFRGIESGI from the exons atggaaaagaaaaatatgaaatcaaCACCCTGGATATTGCTACCTTGGagtatttttcttcttataataattcaatttctaATTCAACTGTTGATAAATATCTATCTTTATACTTACGTGGCTCGTGTGGAATCAGATGTTTTTAATATGCGAAATCAAGATCTTCTGGAAATTCAGAAACTGGAACGCAGAAAACGAAGTAGTGCATTGCCTGTAACAGAAGATAACAAAGTTTCAGACACATCCAGA attTGGCAAGAAAAGGATACACTGAAAGAATCTAAAAAAGTAACTTCATCTCCTACAGTAAAGTCAGGTTTGACATCTTCTCCAATCACTCCTATGGGACACGATTGGGTATGGTTGAATGCAGATACTCGTGTACAg gtTGATGCGATCGAAAATTTTTGCCGCTCTTCGATGAAGTATTGTCCTCCAGGTTTACCAGGAGCTCCGGGAAGTCCAGGAGCTCCTGGAGAACCAGGACTTCCGGGATTACAGGGAATGACCGGTCCGAAAGGACCACCCGGTTTAACTGGTCCTCCTGGACCTCGTGGGCCAAAAGGTGATATAGGACCGTCCGGTTTTGATGGAAGAGACGGTGTACCGGGTGAACCTGGTCTCGACGGAATACCCGGACGTAGTGGTTTAGATGGATCACCTGGAATAAATGGTAAACCAGGGATAAATGGATCTCCTGGTCGGCCTGGACGAAATGGCACAGACG GAAGGCCTGGTCAAATGGGACCACAAGGACCACCTGGACCGCGCG GAGAAGTGGGTCCTCCTGGTAGACCAGGCTTACCAGGACAAGATGGCAGACCAGGGATAACAGCCTGGAAGGTGAACATGAATGATTACAATGTAAACGATTTACTAATTCCACCTTCCATTTTAG ATGACCGTATGTTACCTACGACAGTAAATTCTACCGAATTAATATCCGTTTATGAGGGAACCAACTTAAGATTGAGATGCGCAGCGAGTGGAAAACCTCAGCCAGTTGTTCAATGGTTCAGAAGCGACGGAGCCGTTATTCCTATAGGATCTTGGCATG TGACTTCTATAATTGGACATACGTTTAACATCAGCGTAGTGAATAGAGAACACATGGGAGAATATACTTGCGTTGCTGACAACGGAGTTCCTCCTCGAGCACTGAAAAAATTCAGACTCCaagttaaat TCCCACCCTTCATTCGAATACGCAATCAGATGGTTCGCGTACGTAGCCAAAGCACTGGAGTTTTAGAATGTGAAGTTGAGGCATTTCCGGAACCAACTATTTCTTGGGAACGTGAAGACGGTGGACGTTTAAAAATGTCTGATAAATACAGAATGGAAGTTTATGATAAAAGAGATACATATAAG CTTAAAATGcgtttgaaaattacaaaaataacgTTGGCGGACCATGGTACCTATTATTGTGTTGTTAAAAACGATATAGATATTACTAAAGGTTCATTTATAGTCGATG acaacataaaaagtatggaAAAATTTAAGATAGGAAAACAGCAACACGTAACGTACGGAAAGCCTGCACCGCAAAGTATTGATTTAGAAGAACTTTGTGCACCGCATGAAACTTGTACAGCTTGTCCCGTTTTAAGATGTACCTTTACAGACGTTgctgaatatttaaatattcagcCACTGAAAAATGTCACCTTCACTGGCCTTCCACCGCGATTAGCAG ATGGTGTAATTGAAGCAGTAGGAAAACCTGTATTAAAAGGCACGATGGATGATCATTATGGAAGTTGGATGCATGATATGGCTAAGTCTGATGGATTTCCCGACAAACTCTGGGTTACTCGAAAGAATGAAAGTTCctttatttttgaatataaaTCAAAAGATCATTTTAAAAATGCCAGTTCATATCCTATTGCATTGCCCTATCCATTTCAG GGAAATGGTCATGTAGTGTATAATAGATCCTTCTTTTACAATCCCATTAATCGTTCTTCAATTTATCGCTTTAATCTTCATTCCATGTCCGATCATATATGCGATAAGGAATATTCACGATGCGAGTTGCATCTTCCTGGATTATTGGTGAATACAAGAAACTATCTGTACACGCCaaatcataattttaattacattgatTTCAATGTTGACGAGAatg GATTATGGGTAATATATGGTTTACCATCAAACAATACAGTAGTTGTAAAACTGGAcgcaaataacatgaatatacaaCATGCATGGAATATTAGTATTGATAATCATAAATTTGGAGAAATGTTTATTGCTGGAGGAGTACTTTATGCTGTTCATAGTGTAACTgaagaaacgatgaaaatagG ATTGTCATTCGATCTTTATAAGAATATTACAATTCCTGttcatttatcatttacaaACCCTTACCATAAAACTACAGCAGTCAGCTATAACCACAAgaccaaa GAACTTTATACTTGGAATAAAGGAAATCAACTAGCCTACCCTATCAAATATCAAGGTTTTACAAATGTTACAGCAAAAGAAGAATTCCGGGGTATAGAAAGtggaatatga